From the genome of Oryza glaberrima chromosome 1, OglaRS2, whole genome shotgun sequence:
TCTTGGTGTTAATTTGTGGTTGccgttcttgtttttttttttgttcctggtTGGATCTGAGTGGttcttgtttcttgttgatGGAACTTTGTTCTTGATTTGGGGATCTGAGTGCCTTTCGATGatggaaaggaaaaggaaaaagaaatcgTGCATTGGGTTTTGATCTCTCGGTTTGTTGAATCCTTCGTCGCAGCCCAAGAGAGGAATCCAAGCTGCTGcattgacggcggcggcggcggcggcggcggcgaggagatcgGGAGcaatggcggaggaggcggcggcaggcgggctgTACTACTGCCACATGTGCGCTTCGACGGTgagcgccgtggcggcggcggagggggaggtggagatCAAGTGCCCGTACTGCCACAGCGGCTTCGTCGAGGAGATCGAgtccgcgcgcggcgccgccaccggcggcggcggcgcgatctCCTCCGTCTGGGCCCCCATCATCGACGGCatggttggcggcggcggcggcgacgccgtccgccgccaccgccgcagccgtcgcctcgcggacgccgccggcgcggacgACGGCTACTACCGCGACCTGGCCCTCCTCGACTTCTCCGAGAGCCGGCGGCGCAccgccgcgctgctgctgctcatgcAGGAGTTTCGGGAGCGCCAGCTCCAGCGCCTCGagtccgccaccgccacgatctccgccgccgcggccgaggccggcgccgtcgtcgggaCCTCGAGAGACGCGGAGGGCGTGGCGCTGGCCGACTACTTCCTCGGCCCCGGCCTGGACGCCCTGATGCAGCGgctgggcgacggcgacgcggggcGGCAGGGCACGCTCCCGGCCAAGAAGGAGGCCGTGGAGTCCATGCCGACGGTGGAGGTGGCCGCCGGGGGCGACTGCGACTCCGCCTGCGCCGTCTGCCTCGAGGActacgccgccggcgagcgcgccACGGAGATGCCGTGCCGGCACAGGTTCCACGCCAAGTGCATCGTGCCGTGGCTCAAGATGCACAGC
Proteins encoded in this window:
- the LOC127775062 gene encoding E3 ubiquitin-protein ligase SIRP1-like yields the protein MAEEAAAGGLYYCHMCASTVSAVAAAEGEVEIKCPYCHSGFVEEIESARGAATGGGGAISSVWAPIIDGMVGGGGGDAVRRHRRSRRLADAAGADDGYYRDLALLDFSESRRRTAALLLLMQEFRERQLQRLESATATISAAAAEAGAVVGTSRDAEGVALADYFLGPGLDALMQRLGDGDAGRQGTLPAKKEAVESMPTVEVAAGGDCDSACAVCLEDYAAGERATEMPCRHRFHAKCIVPWLKMHSSCPVCRFQLPTDDDDDSSKSARGGAAHAGGGRRLSQPAPRIDGGGLGRLPAVMQELRSILSQPSPASTSGSSSHAQQHSDE